One Brassica napus cultivar Da-Ae chromosome A5, Da-Ae, whole genome shotgun sequence DNA window includes the following coding sequences:
- the LOC106452831 gene encoding protein SIEL-like has translation MEEDDSVSLTLHTLASIRSLIINADTSFSVISSVLDLLTGLLPRDDSPILHHVLKLLSDLSLSRNDLTPQIFDSILSNLLRLQTSAAESLAVLASLSERNPTAAAIDGEVFASICIGADVSSRMWMLRNAERFDLPSSVLFTLCFGFTKDPYPCIRRVALDGLVYVCEAGGFDHARAVQGCYARAVELLDDDEDSVRSSAVRAVSVWGKVLIASKEEASRRECSDAVFLQLCSVVRDMSVDVRVEVFKAFGVIGTASESILLQTLSKKVLRAAGKGKKPQNHLLNESADAAAAAGVFIHGFEDEFYEVRKAAVESFHSLSVNSIEFPDEAVCLLMDMLYDDYMVVRLKALEALHHIADMGNLKIQETYIPAFLDAIVDTSENIRLTARNILKLAKLPDMKLVNKGVDGVLKSLEMYPQDEPDILSTLFLLGQNHSNFVVNIIKRFRAKLETDSGNKSEFNSRQVSAFLMFIISAPLSNKQSITSIPPLAFSYSLAMLGKFSCGLHDMMDQDTLLAYLAHCTTRSASSGTEFNKADTFLNAYRRSNADHSGDPVLLPSNIPAESKPMASKEELDPALKLVSHIQLKVKAAWLLLQSAFSKEAIRALRACKQELSTLTTNSSISNGALGFMCQYVHLIELLAQVWPHFENSRHTSTCRSVELELLMEELEIKLMEIRCRFTGLSTEVSLVMELVILGCLLRLYKFEICCRLSCKKRLSATVSQLELHHEQQCTKPSDFLTETKKSLQEIGSSGDISCLTLLDLIKKFNCFSPEQFTLSGNLQCVSAELEVPGNGPYNPVSFVAGLPVAIPCEIKLLNVPRNSRLWLRISRSDDTCQFVYLDPNLYNGGETEKRFMFTAVACMTPRAVVFTLQVSIGIECLFEDVCCRKHRYGPKHPVTYLCKEREVHFSHVSRTEAVL, from the exons atgGAAGAAGACGACTCGGTTTCACTCACTCTCCACACACTAGCTTCCATTAGATCACTCATCATCAACGCCGACACTTCCTTCTCCGTAATCTCCTCGGTCCTCGACCTCCTCACTGGTCTTCTCCCCCGAGACGACTCGCCGATTCTCCACCACGTCCTCAAGCTCCTCTCCGATCTCTCCCTCTCGAGAAACGACTTAACACCACAGATCTTCGACTCAATCCTCTCCAACTTGCTCCGCCTCCAAACCTCCGCCGCGGAATCGCTCGCCGTGCTCGCGTCGTTATCCGAACGAAACCCTACCGCCGCCGCAATCGACGGAGAGGTGTTCGCGTCGATTTGCATCGGAGCAGATGTGTCTTCGCGGATGTGGATGCTTAGGAACGCGGAGAGGTTCGATCTCCCGTCGTCGGTGCTTTTCACGTTGTGCTTCGGGTTCACGAAGGATCCGTATCCGTGTATCAGAAGAGTAGCTCTTGATGGATTGGTTTATGTATGTGAGGCTGGTGGTTTCGATCACGCACGTGCCGTGCAAGGTTGTTATGCACGTGCCGTTGAGCTTCTGGACGATGATGAAGATAGCGTCAGATCTTCTGCAGTTCGTGcc GTTAGTGTGTGGGGCAAAGTGTTGATAGCATCCAAGGAAGAGGCGAGTAGAAGAGAGTGTTCTGATGCTGTGTTTCTCCAG CTTTGTTCTGTTGTGAGAGATATGAGTGTAGACGTGAGGGTTGAGGTCTTCAAGGCGTTTGGGGTGATAGGAACTGCATCAGAAAGCATTCTACTGCAAACACTTTCTAAAAAAGTATTGAGAGCCGCCGGGAAAGGAAAGAAACCGCAGAATCATCTTTTGAATGAATCTGCTGATGCCGCTGCTGCAGCTGgagttttcatccatggttttgaAGATGAATTCTACGAG GTACGGAAAGCTGCGGTTGAGTCCTTCCACTCCCTCTCAGTAAATTCTATCGAATTCCCAGATGAAGCTGTTTGCCTATTGATGGATATGCTATACGATGATTATATGGTTGTCAGGTTGAAAGCTTTAGAGGCATTACATCATATAGCAGACATGGGAAACTTGAAGATACAGGAAACTTATATTCCCGCT TTTTTGGATGCTATTGTTGATACTTCTGAGAACATAAGACTTACGGCTAGAAACATTCTCAAATTGGCAAAGCTGCCCGATATGAAGCTGGTCAACAAAGGTGTTGATGGTGTCCTAAAAAGTTTAGAGATGTATCCACAG GACGAACCTGATATCTTGTCTACTCTGTTCCTTCTCGGACAAAACCATTCAAATTTCGTAGTCAATATAATTAAGAGATTTCGTGCAAAG TTGGAGACAGACTCCGGAAATAAAAGTGAATTCAACAGCCGACAGGTGTCTGCGTTTCTGATGTTCATAATCTCAGCTCCTCTCTCAAACAAACAAAGCATCACTTCCATACCGCCTTTGGCTTTTTCATATTCGCTTGCAATGCTGGGAAAATTCTCTTGTGGACTTCATGATATGATGGACCAGGATACTCTTTTGGCGTACTTGGCTCATTGCACTACTCGTTCTGCTTCTTCGGGTACAGAATTCAATAAAGCAGATACGTTTTTAAATGCATATAGGCGCAGTAATGCAGATCATAGCGGAGACCCCGTCCTACTACCAAGCAATATACCTGCTGAGAGCAAACCAATGGCTTCCAAAGAAGAATTGGATCCAGCACTTAAGCTTGTGAGCCATATACAGTTGAAAGTGAAGGCTGCCTGGTTATTATTACAATCAGCATTCTCTAAAGAAGCAATCCGAGCCTTAAG GGCTTGCAAACAGGAGTTATCAACTTTGACAACCAATTCCTCAATCTCCAATGGTGCATTAGGATTTATGTGTCAGTACGTTCACCTAATCGAACTTCTCGCTCAGGTATGGCCTCATTTCGAAAACTCAAGACACACCAGCACATGTAGATCTGTAGAACTGGAACTGCTGATGGAAGAGTTAGAGATAAAACTGATGGAGATAAGGTGTAGATTCACAGGCCTGTCTACGGAGGTGTCACTTGTGATGGAGCTAGTAATTTTAGGTTGCTTGTTAAGGCTATATAAATTTGAGATCTGCTGCCGGCTTAGCTGCAAGAAGAGGCTATCTGCAACAGTATCTCAATTAGAGCTCCACCATGAACAACAATGCACCAAGCCATCAGATTTTCTAACCGAAACTAAGAAGTCATTGCAAGAGATTGGGAGCTCTGGTGATATAAGCTGCTTGACACTGCTTGATCTCATCAAGAAATTCAATTGCTTCTCCCCCGAACAGTTTACCCTCTCTGGTAATCTGCAGTGTGTCAGTGCAGAGCTCGAGGTTCCTGGTAATGGTCCTTACAATCCAGTTTCCTTTGTGGCTGGACTACCAGTGGCTATACCATGCGAGATCAAGCTGCTCAACGTGCCAAGGAATTCCCGTTTGTGGCTGAGAATATCCAGAAGCGATGACACTTGCCAGTTTGTGTACTTGGACCCAAACCTTTACAATGGAGGCGAGACAGAGAAGAGGTTTATGTTTACTGCAGTAGCTTGCATGACCCCGAGAGCTGTTGTGTTCACACTGCAGGTCTCAATAGGCATAGAGTGTTTATTCGAAGATGTTTGTTGCAGAAAACATCGTTATGGTCCGAAGCATCCAGTGACTTATCTGTGTAAGGAAAGAGAAGTTCACTTCTCCCATGTTTCAAGAACAGAAGCTGTATTGTAG
- the LOC106452832 gene encoding putative pentatricopeptide repeat-containing protein At3g08820: MSIATVSSPSKLHQIKTLISVASSVNHLKQIHASLIHHDHHHDTYLVNLLLKRTLFFRENHYSSLLFSHTQFPNIFLYNTLINGFVNNNLFRETLDLFLSVRKHGLSLYGFTFPFVLKACIRSQNLTLGIELHPLVVKCGFNGDAGAMTSLLSLYSGSGRVDDARKMFDEMPERTIVSWTAFFSGCIASGKHGDAIGLFKKMVESGVRPDSYSVVRVLSACVQVGDLDSAEWIANLVEETEMQKNSYVNTTLVNLYAKRGKMEKARSVFDSMGEKDIVTWSTMIQGYASNSLPKEGVELFHRMMREDLKPDQYSIVGFLSSCASLGALDLGEWGSNLIDRDEFLTNLVMGNALIDMYAKCGDMARGFQVFKDMKEKDRVIMNTAITGLAKNGHVKMSFAVFGQTEKLGISPDGYTFLGLLCGCVHAGLIQDGLRIFNSISSVYSLKRTVEHYGCMVDLWGRAGQLSDAYRLICDMPMKPNAIIWGALLTGCRLVKETRLAERVLKELIALEPWNAGNYVQLSNIYSVNGRWDEAAEVREEMNKKGMKKLPGWSWIELEGTVHEFLADDKSHPLSDKIYAKLEDLGNEMRLMGFVPTTECVMFDVEEEEKETVLGYHSEKLAVALGLISTGHGEVIRVVKNLRVCGDCHEVMKLISKITRREIVVRDNNRFHCFTNGTCSCNDYW; this comes from the coding sequence ATGAGCATCGCCACCGTCTCATCACCATCCAAACTTcatcaaatcaaaaccctaatctccGTCGCATCCTCCGTCAACCACCTGAAACAGATCCACGCGTCTCTCATCCACCACGATCACCACCATGACACTTACCTCGTTAACCTCCTCCTCAAGCGAACTCTCTTCTTCCGCGAAAACCACTACTCCTCCCTCCTCTTCTCCCACACACAGTTCCCAAACATCTTCCTCTACAACACTCTCATCAACGGCTTCGTCAACAACAACCTCTTCCGCGAAACGCTCGACCTCTTCCTCTCCGTCCGCAAACACGGCCTCTCTCTCTACGGTTTCACTTTCCCTTTCGTCCTCAAGGCGTGCATTAGATCCCAGAATCTAACGCTCGGGATTGAGCTCCATCCTCTTGTTGTCAAATGCGGGTTTAATGGCGATGCCGGCGCTATGACGAGTTTGCTCTCTCTGTACTCTGGCTCCGGGCGGGTTGACGATGCTCGTAAgatgttcgatgaaatgcctgagagaaCGATTGTTTCTTGGACGGCTTTTTTTAGTGGGTGTATTGCTTCAGGGAAGCATGGGGATGCGATTGGTTTGTTTAAGAAGATGGTGGAGAGTGGTGTGAGGCCGGATAGCTACTCCGTTGTTCGGGTTTTATCTGCTTGTGTTCAGGTAGGGGATCTCGATAGCGCGGAGTGGATTGCTAATCTAGTTGAAGAGACTGAGATGCAGAAGAACTCATATGTGAACACTACACTGGTTAATCTCTACGCGAAGCGTGGGAAGATGGAGAAAGCTCGCTCTGTTTTCGACTCGATGGGGGAGAAGGATATAGTTACTTGGAGCACTATGATACAAGGGTATGCGTCGAATAGTCTCCCGAAGGAAGGTGTAGAGTTGTTCCACCGGATGATGAGGGAAGATCTGAAACCGGATCAGTATTCGATCGTCgggtttctttcttcttgtgCAAGCTTAGGAGCGCTTGATTTAGGCGAGTGGGGAAGTAATTTGATAGATAGGGATGAGTTTTTGACTAATCTTGTTATGGGCAATGCGTTGATCGACATGTATGCGAAATGCGGGGATATGGCTCGAGGCTTTCAAGTGTTTAAAGATATGAAGGAGAAGGATAGAGTTATTATGAACACTGCGATTACTGGTCTGGCCAAGAATGGCCATGTCAAGATGTCCTTTGCGGTTTTCGGACAAACAGAGAAGCTAGGTATCTCACCTGATGGGTACACATTCCTTGGATTGCTATGTGGGTGTGTTCACGCAGGGCTAATCCAAGACGGGCTTCGGATTTTCAACTCCATAAGCTCTGTTTACTCGTTGAAACGCACGGTTGAGCACTATGGTTGCATGGTAGATCTTTGGGGCAGAGCAGGACAGTTAAGTGACGCGTACCGGTTGATCTGCGATATGCCAATGAAGCCAAACGCGATAATATGGGGAGCGTTGCTAACCGGATGCAGACTGGTCAAAGAAACTCGGTTAGCTGAACGTGTTCTGAAAGAACTCATCGCTCTGGAGCCGTGGAATGCAGGAAACTACGTTCAGTTATCCAATATATACTCGGTTAATGGTAGATGGGACGAAGCGGCTGAAGTGAGAGAGGAGATGAACAAGAAAGGTATGAAGAAGCTCCCTGGATGGAGTTGGATCGAATTGGAAGGGACGGTGCACGAGTTTCTGGCTGATGATAAGTCTCATCCTCTGAGCGATAAGATATATGCGAAGCTAGAGGATTTGGGTAATGAAATGAGGCTTATGGGTTTTGTGCCAACGACAGAATGTGTTATGTTCGacgtcgaagaagaagaaaaggagaCGGTGTTGGGGTATCACAGCGAGAAGCTTGCGGTTGCGTTGGGGTTGATCAGTACGGGTCATGGCGAAGTGATTCGAGTGGTGAAGAATCTAAGAGTATGCGGAGATTGTCATGAAGTGATGAAGTTGATATCGAAGATCACAAGAAGAGAGATTGTTGTTAGAGATAATAATAGGTTTCATTGTTTTACAAACGGCACTTGTTCTTGCAATGACTACTGGTGA
- the LOC106452833 gene encoding BRISC complex subunit Abraxas 2-like → MDDLSLERIEIPGPTLASLIQRASSSPGDVDGLLFGQIHRIVSTTLSDDSPSEPPPSSSSSSSDQIVATVTSFISSGKTVSFYDPLGRVDSLRIDSLRVDSPDRLLGWFSARRTTANRPSMRELSVSSSLSSRFQLPIENSDNPNSMPSSVFILLTTPSTDQLIHTHEYRAYQFRPLNRRLEPRSLGIVNIGPAFRGHYGSFNPKSGFPPLLCEVSSSGMMNEDRDEGSLSGKKQAVKDQKEVDALADGFGVGSLKRLVGAEAASYTGGVEEMYERMLAKVESLASEVEKSSAKVLELDNHNRKLRYRVARIER, encoded by the exons ATGGACGATCTCTCTCTAGAAAGAATCGAGATTCCAGGCCCAACACTAGCCTCTCTGATTCAACGAGCTTCCTCCTCCCCCGGCGACGTCGACGGCTTACTCTTCGGCCAAATCCACCGCATCGTCTCCACCACCTTATCCGACGACTCTCCGTCGGAACCAcccccctcctcctcctcctcctcatctgATCAAATCGTCGCCACAGTCACAAGCTTCATCTCCTCCGGCAAAACCGTCTCCTTCTACGACCCCCTCGGCCGAGTCGACTCGCTCCGGATCGACTCCCTCCGAGTCGACTCACCGGACCGCCTCCTCGGGTGGTTCTCCGCCCGGAGAACCACCGCGAATCGCCCCTCCATGCGCGAGCTCTCCGTCTCCTCTTCCCTCTCCTCTCGATTTCAATTACCGATCGAGAACTCGGATAACCCTAACTCGATGCCTTCCTCCGTGTTCATCCTTCTCACCACGCCGTCGACGGATCAGCTAATCCACACGCACGAGTACCGCGCGTACCAGTTCCGCCCTTTAAACCGACGGTTAGAACCGAGGTCTCTCGGTATAGTCAACATCGGACCGGCGTTTCGCGGACACTACGGTTCGTTTAATCCCAAGTCGGGGTTCCCGCCGCTGCTGTGCGAGGTTAGCAGCTCGGGGATGATGAACGAGGACAGGGACGAAGGGTCTTTGAGCGGGAAGAAGCAAGCGGTGAAGGATCAGAAGGAAGTGGATGCGTTAGCTGATGGGTTTGGAGTGGGGAGCTTGAAGCGTTTGGTTGGTGCTGAAGCTGCGAGCTATACAGGCGGTGTTGAGGAGATGTATGAGAGGATGCTGGCGAAAGTCGAGAGCTTGGCTTCCGAGGTTGAGAAGAGCTCCGCTAAAGTACTTGAACTG GACAATCATAACCGGAAGTTGAGATACCGAGTTGCCAGAATCGAGCGGTGa